One Xyrauchen texanus isolate HMW12.3.18 chromosome 44, RBS_HiC_50CHRs, whole genome shotgun sequence DNA segment encodes these proteins:
- the pigo gene encoding GPI ethanolamine phosphate transferase 3, producing MKRLPVLVPLIWVCSVFYVGIFLFVGGFLLVRLEVNRTSTCADVLSPGAHVKGDFCLSEPRFRRAVVLIIDALKADFTRYDPENTAPKPFENKLPVLDEMASSHPSHARLYTFQADPPTTTMQRIKGFTTGSLPTFIDVGNNFASNAILEDNLVHQLGQVGKRVVFMGDDTWLSLFPKKFHRSLPFPSFNVKDLHTVDNGILQNIYPTMEGDDWDVLIAHFLGVDHCGHRFGPDHPAMAEKLSQMDGVIRSVIKRLKNDTLLVVMGDHGMTDTGDHGGESQKETDAALFLYSSSPLFPAPGSQVEPEVVPQTDLVPTLALLLGVPIPYSSVGQVLLPLFPQNGSQSAPTGLSQAEALWINVKQVNRFLETYSNMAKDIPPDSLSRLQADFSSLSSQYLATVHEGHPPPPELVVSMQNYLTAVRETCRISWARFNPFKMAAGLLILGIACILCYILSELSHIIIKEGLSKMSILSGLVVGLVVAAGQLFSQGYLELSWCLGAAALSSEVLFLWWTCGISQKVRWPHFHVLTPALLVLYLRCASLLSDSYVIYEGHVVTFLLFSLSVYVPLRLNWDGLLVPLPPPDTQKPPLLLPTALPSSVIRREATILLVWLALLVGSLYLSLSFHNCREEHGTCQPSPFLFPLSRIQDSQLRNIHYVISVASLAMWAYILHRWLRHYGNLNCSSLTVFSAGFLLPLACVCMGLHWAVSATPEDTFRHLSELIGFAQVFLPRAIFCLLSVGLLLLWVDPMTVFLKSRTPLNSRGSSLPPPKYRASTGISPQAELHHLIPQLYQRIRHSLEDGVTEDREANGRPAVEAYGLGTVYSAPLVLLCGLLGLALLLLHPEGMSLAFLLLLLEAGAVLHIHACSTTLSSLQRRLNDFSVPWAPVVSWSLAAAQFFHATGHLPTFPSIQWGAAFVGFPQGHTGTVLPASLVTLNTFSSHIIFAVSCPLLLFWPLVCEVRGAPSTRSARGQEIEDAVMEMRLRENPQKFSAALLQLAARYLFVNGAQVLASVCAAAILRRHLMVWKVFAPKLMFEACGFILGSVFVMLGITMVMRVDMAVGSLFKKLLPQNSR from the exons ATGAAGAGACTTCCAGTCCTGGTGCCCCTCATCTGGGTCTGCTCTGTGTTCTATGTGGGCATCTTCCTGTTTGTTGGAGGCTTCCTTCTAGTCAGGCTGGAGGTGAACAGAACCAGTACCTGTGCTGATGTGTTATCTCCAGGAGCCCATGTGAAGGGGGACTTCTGCCTGAGCGAGCCTCGGTTTCGTCGGGCAGTGGTTCTGATCATTGATGCCCTCAAAGCAGACTTCACCCGCTATGACCCTGAGAACACCGCTCCCAAGCCATTTGAGAACAAGCTACCAGTTTTAGATGAGATGGCATCATCACACCCCTCTCATGCGAGGCTCTACACTTTTCAGGCTGATCCACCTACCACTACCATGCAAAGGATCAAAGGCTTTACAACAGGTTCTCTGCCCACTTTCATTGATGTGGGGAACAACTTTGCCTCCAATGCCATTCTGGAGGACAATCTGGTGCACCAGTTGGGTcaagtgg GCAAGAGAGTTGTCTTTATGGGGGATGATACCTGGTTGAGTCTCTTCCCCAAGAAGTTCCACAGATCATTGCCCTTCCCCTCCTTCAACGTGAAGGACTTACATACGGTGGACAATGGCATTCTCCAGAACATCTATCCAACCA TGGAAGGGGATGATTGGGATGTGTTGATTGCTCACTTCCTGGGTGTAGATCACTGTGGGCACAGATTTGGCCCAGATCACCCTGCTATGGCTGAGAAACTCTCCCAGATGGATGGAGTCATCAG GTCAGTGATAAAGCGTTTGAAGAATGACACTCTCTTGGTGGTGATGGGAGATCATGGAATGACAGACACTGGGGATCATGGTGGAGAGAGCCAGAAAGAGACAGATGCTGCCCTGTTTCTCTACAGTTCATCACCCTTATTCCCAGCACCAGGCTCCCAG GTGGAACCTGAGGTAGTTCCTCAAACTGATCTGGTACCAACACTGGCATTGCTACTGGGAGTTCCCATTCCCTATAGCAGTGTGGGCCAGGTTCTTCTGCCGCTTTTTCCTCAGAATGGCTCCCAGAGTGCACCTACAGGACTTAGCCAGGCAGAGGCGCTGTGGATTAATGTCAAACAG gTGAACCGCTTTTTGGAGACCTACTCTAACATGGCCAAAGACATCCCACCAGACAGTCTGTCGCGGCTGCAGGCTGACTTCTCAAGCCTTTCCTCTCAGTACTTGGCCACTGTCCATGAGGGCCATCCACCCCCTCCTGAGCTAGTCGTCTCAATGCAGAATTATTTGACAGCTGTCAGGGAGACTTGTAGAATCTCCTGGGCCCGTTTCAACCCTTTCAAAATGGCTGCAGGGCTCTTAATCTTGGGGATTGCCTGTATCTTGTGTTACATCCTTTCTGAGTTATCTCATATAATAATTAAGGAAGGTCTGTCAAAGATGTCAATTCTTTCAGGGTTGGTGGTGGGTCTTGTAGTAGCTGCTGGTCAGCTGTTTTCACAAGGTTATTTGGAGCTTTCATGGTGCCTGGGAGCTGCAGCACTTTCATCTGAGGTTTTGTTTCTATGGTGGACTTGTGGAATTTCTCAGAAAGTTAGGTGGCCTCATTTTCACGTCCTCACACCGGCCCTGCTGGTGCTTTACTTGCGCTGTGCCTCCTTGCTGTCGGACAGTTACGTAATTTACGAAGGTCATGTAGTTACCTTCTTGCTCTTCTCGTTGAGTGTATATGTTCCTCTGCGCCTCAACTGGGATGGACTCCTGGTGCCACTTCCCCCACCAGATACCCAAAAGCCCCCTCTGCTGCTCCCAACAGCATTGCCATCTTCAGTGATACGGCGGGAGGCCACCATCCTGTTGGTGTGGTTGGCTCTGCTGGTGGGATCACTCTACCTCTCCCTCTCCTTCCACAACTGTCGAGAGGAGCATGGCACCTGCCAGCCCTCCCCTTTTCTCTTCCCTCTCTCCCGTATACAGGACAGCCAACTGCGTAACATCCACTACGTTATCTCTGTGGCCTCACTGGCCATGTGGGCGTACATTCTACATCGTTGGCTCAGACACTATGGGAACCTTAACTGTTCCAGTTTGACTGTGTTCTCAGCCGGCTTCCTTTTACCTCTGGCCTGTGTTTGCATGGGGCTGCACTGGGCAGTGAGTGCCACCCCAGAAGACACCTTTCGACACCTGTCCGAGCTGATCGGGTTTGCCCAGGTGTTTTTGCCACGGGCCATCTTTTGCCTCCTGAGCGTGGGGCTTCTGCTATTATGGGTGGATCCTATGACTGTGTTCCTCAAGTCTCGGACACCCCTGAACTCTCGGGGATCATCCCTACCACCCCCCAAGTACCGAGCCAGCACGGGCATTAGTCCGCAAGCTGAACTTCACCACCTTATACCACAGTTATATCAGCGAATCCGACACTCGCTGGAAGATGGAGTCACTGAGGACCGTGAAGCAAACGGCAGGCCAGCCGTGGAGGCATATGGACTAGGTACAGTGTACTCAGCCCCCCTAGTCCTGCTGTGTGGGCTTCTGGGACTTGCACTCCTGCTGCTCCACCCTGAGGGAATGTCCTTAGCATTTCTCCTACTTCTGCTGGAGGCCGGAGCTGTGCTGCACATCCACGCCTGTAGCACCACCCTGTCCAGCCTGCAGAGACGCTTAA ATGACTTCAGTGTGCCATGGGCTCCGGTTGTTTCATGGTCTCTGGCGGCTGCCCAGTTTTTCCATGCAACTGGACATCTTCCAACCTTCCCTTCCATCCAGTGGGGTGCTGCGTTTGTGGGCTTTCCTCAGGGTCACACTGGCACTGTGCTTCCTGCCTCACTGGTGACCCTCAACACTTTCTCCTCTCATATTATCTTTGCAG TTAGCTGTCCTCTGCTGTTGTTCTGGCCTCTGGTGTGCGAGGTGCGTGGGGCTCCATCTACACGCTCAGCAAGAGGGCAGGAGATTGAGGATGCGGTCATGGAGATGAGACTAAGAGAAAACCCTCAGAAGTTCAGCGCAGCTCTCTTGCAGCTCGCTGCACGCTACCTCTTTGTAAATGGAGCGCAG GTTCTTGCATCGGTTTGTGCTGCAGCTATCCTCAGAAGACACCTCATGGTCTGGAAAGTGTTTGCACCCAA ACTGATGTTTGAGGCATGTGGCTTCATCTTGGGCAGTGTGTTTGTGATGTTGGGGATTACCATGGTGATGAGGGTGGACATGGCAGTGGGCAGTCTGTTTAAGAAACTCCTCCCTCAGAACTCTAGGTAA